A segment of the Hemicordylus capensis ecotype Gifberg chromosome 6, rHemCap1.1.pri, whole genome shotgun sequence genome:
GGAAGTCTCCCGTCCCCCGTTTTGTCCATCTAGCATGTAGGTTACTGGAATGACTGCAAAATTCTTTACAACTTTATGCCAGTGCAGGGTTTATCTGGTAGGTGGGAAATTATTTGGAGAATTATGTTGGtgtctggtaggggtgtgcacggtccggagtcGTCGTCctcccccggtccggcacggggggggactgttactttaagtggggtggtggtaatactccccccacccgccgctcttccccctccggcgctggtcctttgaaaaaaaaatcttcttggggcggcagagttcctccctgccgcccctggccctgtCGTTGTTTctaaagggttaaagagacgagcgctagcggtgcgcatgcgccctgcgcggcgcgtgcgctcgtctctgacgctgccacaCACGCACCGCATACGTCAcatgtgatgtatgcggcgcgcgcgcgcggcagcgtcagagattAGCGCACgcaccgcgcagggcgcatgcgcgctgctagctctagtctcttttagccttaaggaacaatgacggggccaggggcggcagggaggaactctgccgccccaagaagatttttcaaaggaccagcgccggagggggaagagcggcgtgcgcaggggggggggaagtactaccaccccccccgcttaaagtaacagtcccccacccatccgaacctccggaccgctgGACTTCCAAACCAGTCCGGAGGGCTTtaacagtgtgcccgaaccgaaccatgcacactactagtgTCTGGACTGtggtgggagaggaagaaaaagactTTTAGCAATTCCCACTCtgccccttaggaacataggaagctgccttacatcaagtcagaccatctagctgaggattgtctgtactgactggcaataGATCTCCAagattacaagcaggagtctcttcctTTTGGATGGGAGCATGTGGTCCTGCCCCATTTGGAGGCTCTGATATGCTTGCTTACTCATGAAGGAACATAAGCATTAGCCTCgctgaagaaagaaaaccacTGAGCTTCCTAAGAAGCCTTTCCGGCCGTCTTCAGTTGTGGTCAGGCAGCataaaccagtttggttcggtgGGAAGAGGATGACCATATTTTGCACAATCAGCTAGTGCTAGGAGAGAAGTCAGAAAAGATCAACCACATAACAGAACTGTTCCAGTAAAAGATCTGGAAACACATTTCTCTCCCACATGGATTCACTGCAAGTGATCATAGACCTATATGGATTAATGAAAAGGGGGACAGACCCACATGGGTCTAGGGCAAAATCTCCATAATGCTCCAGCATACGAGCTTGGTGGAGCAGTAGATAAGGGAGGCAGGTGGGAATTGCATTGCAGCTGTATAAAGCCACAGAAGATCTAACTTTCTGCCCCCTATTTGTCTCCCTTTCTCTGTGTATATTTTAGGCCTACTCCCTTCAGCACAGCAAGGAAGACCGCCTGGCCTATCTCAGTGGCGTCTTAGGTGGGGAAATCGCCTTACAGCTTCTTTTTGTTCTCTACGGTGTCCTTGCTCTCTCCTTCCTGTCTGGTTATTACATCACCATAGCTGCCCAGATCCTGTCGGTCATCCTTCCTTTGGTCATTCTCTTCATCGATGGCAACTTGGGCTACTGGCATGACTCACGCAGAGTTGAATTCTGGAACCAGATGAAGCTGATTGGACAGAACGTTGGGATCTTTGGAGCCTCCATAATTTTGGCGACTGATGGCTGAAAGCAGACTTGTGAGACACGATAGCAAAGTGTCTGACTCGGGAATGGGGTCACGGGGGCAGAGAAGGGACTAGGATTTCTTTTTAAGGAAAcacatatttatttttgtttttactgcattttaaaaatcctttgttCCTTCTCATTGGCAGCTAAATGAACTAGTGGGTTTCTTCAGAATCCAGCGTGGTTCCTAGATTCACTTTTGCTATCAAGGACAGTCCAGTGGACCTTGTGTTCTGGCAAACACAAGAGAGTAGTTAAAGGCAGTTGACTACATCAGTGCAAGTTGTGGGTTTTGGTCCCAGAATTCTTGCTTCTCATCCATACAGCAGGTTAGAGATGATTTGATAGAGGTAGCTGGCTGTGTTATCGCCTTGTATGCTGCAGATGGTGGGGCTGGACCCCAGGCTGGGTAGCCAAAGACAGAGTTACATTTCAACTTTTATTTGCTCTGTATGCAGGAGTATCTAGATGTCAAGGTATTTAGATGGAACATGCAGTGTTTTATACTAACCAGGTTTGGCCCTTTCAAAGCTCTCCCAAGAAGCCAGCGTGAACCACAGCATCTTTGTTTGCATGGGATGGCTTACTCTTGACCTgtcccaaggcttttattaggcTGTAATACATTTTCAGTCAAACGTTAAATGCAAATTGTGATCAGTTGGGTAAAATGGCTTGCTTCTGGTGTGAGCGTGGCAGCAAATAGAAAAAGCTCCCTGCTACTGTTCCTGCATTGTGACCTACAGTAAGTAGATCAGAGTGTACTGGCCACGGCTGCTTCCTGATTACATGGGATGGCTGGCTTAGGCTGATCTAGCACTAGGGTCCACCTAAGTCCGGAGCCTTAGAGCTGCTTTCCAAATATTCTGACTTAGTGGTGAAAGGAGTCGAAGAGGGCCTTGTGAGGAAGAGAAGCTGAAGACCTCTTGGAAAATCTGAGGCACCTCCTAATGGCTTGGAAATGCCTGCTGCTCTTTCACCCTGTCAGGCAGCCCTTAATGGATCAATAGTCTTTGTGAATCATTTATGCAGGACACAAACTAAAGGGatgtattttgtttatttatttatttattttatttaactcgatttctataccgcccttccaaaaatgactcagggcagtttacacagagaaataataaataaataagatggatccctgtccccaaagggctcacaatctaaaaaagactaGCCATAGTCTACAGCCCCACTGGAGTGGTGATAAAAGGGAGTAACATGGGAATTTCAGGACGAAACCCCTAAGCAGCCTGCTGTAGGTGGGGAGAGTGGAAttttggaagagagagaaaaaaagaacctGCCCTTAACATAGAATGAGGAGCACAGGTCAAGTGAGGTAACTAAAGCTGTTTTTGCTggacaacaatttttaaaatactagGAGAGGCTTTTGGAAATTGCCATCCTATCTAGGCTGCTCCTGACTTGGCTGAATCCAGTAGGCTTTAACACAAAGGGtctggatttattattattattatttttggaagTCATGTGTGCTATATGGCGAGGAATCTGCCTAAGTGCTTGAATTTCAAGTGTGGGGGCAGTCAGAGGGGGCCATCTTTTGTGATGGCCCTTCCAACTGCTGATTTTAAAAGGCTTGGGAAGGCATGATTTGTCTGACATTGGGAGGAGTTGGGGTGAAGCTTATGAAGCtctgctgtcctccccccaccccacccccctaatTCAAACACTGGTGTAGCCTTACTGACTGCTCTTGATGCTACAAGCTCATGAGGCGATGCAGCAAGGAAATGGGACTGCCAAGTGTGCTTTTGTTTCCCACACCATTCACAAGACTTGGGTAAAATGGAGAACTTGTCTCTCACAGTGAAGAACAGAGCATCTTAACTTCACAATTGCTTCTCTACAAACATGTGTTCCTTCTGAATCCACATGATCATGCTTGGTGCATTTTATTTAGCATTTCCAAGATCAAATGCTGTAAGAAGTATTGAGTAACGAGCAATTGCTGTAATTTATTGGGTTTTCCAAAGTGTCCAGGCCTTGTTTTCCTGAAATAAGGAAACTGGCTTGGTCTGCCCTGCCTTCAACCTTTCTGAAAATGTAACCTCTCTGGAGGCAGATGCTGTCCTCCAGCAAATGCAGTAAGCAGGTGTTTGTAGGCAGGTTGCTCAGGTGGGAGTCAGGAGGCTGTGGTTGTGGCAGTGGTGACTCCACCTGAGCAACCTGCCTGCAAACACCTGCTTACTGCATAATAATACATGTATCCCCACTCTGTACCCCATGCACAAACAGCTACAATTTATCCATATGTGGGGCAGGGTCTACATACAACCTTCTCCTGTGTCTGCAGTCACTGGGCTCGTTCATATGATTGAAAACGGGATAGGACAAGTATCCTTCCCAGTTTTGGgtggtttctgtgtgtgtgtgccctcatCTTGTGATGGTGTGtgaaagaaaaacaaggtaggaggtacCAGTGATGATAACGGCTAGCTTCCTGTTGGGTAGGATGGCTCTGTCCAGCTGGTCATTTGGGTGGAGGAAATGCCctccctgccctgaggaggaaATGCCCTCCCACCCAGAGGGAGACTAGCTGATTATCACTGCTGGggcctcctaccttacttccccctccccaaaggggaGTGTGCGCAACTCCCGAAACTGCAATCATATGAATGAGCCTACCATCTGATTATATTTGAAGTGCTTGAAGTGCTTCTTGGTAGGGAATGTATGTGAAAATCCTTGTTGGAATTGAATATCCACTTGGAGttttgtgtatgtatgtttgtgttGTGGGGGAGTTGTGTGCATTCACCTGAGCCAGACGCTGGCAGGAATTTAGAATCGGGAATCACTGCTGAAAAATCCGCCATGTGATCTATTTGGATACAGTAGATACATTCATACTtccacagtaaaggtaaagtgtgtcatcaagtcaatttcaactcctggcgctcatagagccctgtggttttcttttggtagaatacaggaggggtttaccattgcctcctcccgcgcagtatgagacgatgcctttcaccatcttcctatatcgctgctgcccgatatagtaccagcagggatttgaaccggcaaccttctgcttgttaatcaagcattacCCGGCTGCGCAACTTAAGGTGGACTTCCACAGTATTCGTGCCAAAAGCACTCCTATGGAGGCCCGTGGGAATGGAACTGGCTCTTagaagctgctgctgttctggAATCAAAGGCCACTTAAACAATATTTACTGTGTCTTGCACTGCCTCTTGTCTCCCTCTCCCTTGTCAGCAAGTCATGCCAACTACTGTCTTCCTTGGCTTTCCCAGGCTGCTTCATGTTTTGGGAGGATTAAAAGAGATTTGAAAGAAAAGAATCCATTCTTCTCCATTTGCCTCCCATTTCGTTTTGCTTGTCTGTCTATCCCCTTCCAAACACGTGCCATTCTTTGATGAGACTGCCCAGGGCTTTGCGGAGTGGTGAGATTAAAGATACGGTGAGGCTGGTGTATATAGGAGCTGGCTGTTGAACAAAGCACACAATTTGTGCAATGTGATATATAGACCCTTGAGGACGACTCTGGGCATCTTGTCTTGCTTTCAAGGCTAAATGGTGCCACCTACATGTGATCAGAGTCATTCTACTATGTGTCGTGTGTTTTGCTGAAGACACGTGATGCACTGACCTTGCTCAGCAGTTCTGCagctggtcagtgcctggatgggagacgacCTGGGGACCCATTGTATGCTGCGTTGAGGTCTAtagtggaagaaaggtgggatggaAATGAAATAAACGCCACACATTTGTGGGTTGGTTAGTAGTATTGAAAACAAGTGTTGGATTCAGTCCTGAAAACATGTACTTTTGGTGTGCCTGGGGGGAATGTGCCCCATTTCTGATTCCTCTTAGAACTCACATGTTGGTGGCCTTCAGGCTGACTTTCATGTTGGGATGGGACTGcagagtagagcatctgctttgcatgcagaaggctccagctTCAGagcctggcatctccatgtagggctgggaaagacctttctgctaccttggagagctgctgccagtcagggtcgacaatactgagctagaaggaccaatatATCAAGTATGAAGCAGTGTCTTACGTCAGTTGATCTTCACAACTGCATAGTTGGTAATATTTTGAATGGGAACTTGGATAAAGCATCACCTGGCACTTGGTGTTTCTTGGTTGTCTGGGCTTCGTAGCCTCagctcttctctgtgtgtgcacaaagGTCAAAGGAAGTTGGTATAAGATGGGCAGCAGCAGGTCCCTTAAAACTAGAACTTCTGAGAAGAGACATTTGAAAACATCACCAAGCTTCATGCTTTTGACGTACAGTCTGGAATGCGATCTTAAGGAATGTGCAAAAATGGCATGATTGGCTGTTTCTGTTGGCTCTCATTTCAGCGTGGCTCACTTAGCTTAGATAGGGTTTATGCACACCCTATCTTGGGGTTTCACCCACAGTGTATTTCTGGCTATTGTATCCAGGTGAGGATATATACCTCAGAATATAAACAAGCAGCAGAGAGTGGACACTAGGTGGCCCCCTCACCTTGCCTTGAATAGtcttctaaagtaaagtgtgccgcggagtgggtgttgactcttggcgaccacagatccctgtggttgtctttggtagcatacaggaggggtttacctttgtctcttcccgtgcagtatgagatgatgcctttcagcatcttcctgtatcgctgctgtctgatataggtgtttcccatagtctcggaaacatGCCTTTTAGCTCAACAAAAACCTACATATATAATGTGTGCCTGCAGTTTCAAAAGGTTTTGGCCACTGAATGGTGGGTAAgggagaatataaatattttaaataggtaTCAGGATCTAAATCTTCCTGGAAGTTGTTTCTTCTCATACAGAACACTTTCCCTCCTTGTTatgttacatttatttttattttatttttacatttatatcctgcttttcctacGAAGAACCCAGAGcagtatattttaaaatgacaagGATTTGGAATATGGGAGAGAATTTTCTCCCAGATACGCACCCAAGTTTGAGCCTGAATATTTGTTGTGTGTGCCATTAGCTTTTAGTGGCAGTTGTCATGAATGATGATAATGAAAGTTGACTAGGCAGCACAGAGACAACAAATTTCTGCCTTTAGATCCTGCTGCATGGAGGAATGAGGAGTTCTGTATGGAGCAACTAACTGAATTCTTTCTTTACTCCATCTGTGTCTCTAAGTAGCAGCACAaaccagagacaagtcacatgtgCTGTGGCATGCATACAGTTTTTctttatagatttatttattatatttatatcctgtttttcttCCAGGGAGCCCatagttatatttatcctcacaacaaccctattgGTTAGACTGAgaggtacatgactggcccagagtcacccagtgagtttcatgactgaacagggatttgaacttgggctccctggtcttagtccagcactctatccactacatcacactggctcctgCTCTTGTGGTTCTTAAGCTGCAAACCTTTGTtttggggggagtgcaaccccattcaaGACAGGCTGTACacctaagaacatcagaacagccctgctggatcaggcccaaggcctatctagtccagcatcctgtttcacacagtggcccacccgatgctcctaggaagcccacaggcaggcaagaagtgagggcatgccgtcctgactgctgttactctcctgcagctggtattttgaggcatcttgcctctgaggctggcctatagccctcagactagtagccattgatagacctgtccttcatgaatttatctaaaccccccttaaagccatccaggctgttgaagatgtgtcaccacatcttgtggcagagaattccataggttaattatgtgttgtgtgaaacttCCTTTTGTgtgagtacttccttttgtcggtcctaaacctcctggcaatcagttccatgggatgacccctggttctagtgctatgtgaggaggagaaaaatttctctatatcaactttctccacaccatgcatgattttataaacctctgtcatgtctcccctcagtcatctgttttctaaactaaaaagcctctgGTGTTATAGCTTTGACTCGCAAAGaacgtgctctaggcccctgatcatcttggttgccctcttctgcattttttccagttctacaatgttctccttaagatacggtgacaagaactgtacacagtactccaaatgttgcagcaccatagttttgtattatAATATTGTATaatatattagcagttttattttcagtccccttcctaatctgtagcatagattttttttatttttatagccaccgcacattgagtcaacactttcaatgagctgtccatcacgaccccaagatccctctccgagtcagtcaccaacagctcagatcccatcagcatatatgtgaagttgggttttttgtgtgtgctccAGTATACATTGCTTTACACTTCCAATCATTGAACTGCAcctgtcattttgttgcccactcccccagttcagAGGGGGAGCTGATCTGTGGATCAGCTGTTTCCAGTCAACCTACACAACTTAGACTGCAAAAGAGGCCACGAAATATATGCAGGAAATATGCTTGTGAAGCAGATACCTTCAGATAACCCAAGTAAGGAAATCAAGCCACAAATTACCAGGGAAGGAGAAATTTCTAATTCTGATCAACAGTGGACAAAATCTTTGGAgctgctttgatttttttaagtGTTCCAAGTGCAGTTGTACAGACTTGTATGTGCACACAGACAATATAGTTTTCAGGGCCATGATGACGGGCGCCTTCCACTCAATGATTTGCTTTTAAGGACATCATCAATCCCAGCTTCAGTGATAATGGGGACAGCTGGGATGCTACTAATCAATCTTGCAAGGGCTGTAATTTTATTTCTAAGCTCTCTGAAGCATTTGCCGCTTCCCCTCTGTCCCCTGGACATGGAAGATGATTTTGCTGTCCTAgatattctcattctctctcgctctcgctctctcattctcattctcattgTTTAACTGCAGATGCAGGTGAAATCTATAGATCACTTAATGCAAATTGATTAGCATGTTCAAGAGATCTTCGGCAGAGTGAGTTTTGGACTAGGTAAACAGCATTCTTTCTCAACTCCCACCCTGTGACTTTCACTATCCTATTCTCAGATTGTCATGGTTTCATCTCTTTCCACAGCTGGACCTAGAGGAAAAAGATGGGGTGGGTGTCAGGCTGGGTTGCCCCATTTGTCAGAGAGAATCCTGGACAcacaagccagcatggtgtagtggttagagtattggactaggactggagaggtccaagtccccattcaggcatgaaactcaTCAGGTGACTCTATGCCACTTATATCTCAGCTTAGCctgcctcgcagggttgttgtgaagataaacataaccatgtacactgctcttgactctggaggaaaagtgggatataaatgtaataaataatcaaGGCTCTCCAAGCCCCTCAGATGTTCTGGTCACTCCTACTACTCAAGTGCTTTGCTGTAGTTGCAGTGAGAACAAATatatgaatatggcaaatatttatatactgcttttcaacaaaagttcccaaagcggtttacatagagaaatacaataaataaataaagatggaaccctgtccccaaagggctacaatctaaaaaggaacacaagatagacaccagccacagccactggagggatgttgtgctggggatggatagagccagttgtccttcccctgctcaataaagagaaacaccacttttaaaaggtcctctttgctcagttagcagggattagctGCCCCTTCCAGAAGCAGAAACAGGGTTTTCCCAGGGGCT
Coding sequences within it:
- the TMEM101 gene encoding transmembrane protein 101 isoform X2; its protein translation is MGAAVLCASFMSFGVKRRWFALGAALQLAISTYAAYVGGYAHYGDWLKVRMYSRTIAIIGGLLVLASGAGEIYRQKPRNRSLQSTGQVFIGIYLICLAYSLQHSKEDRLAYLSGVLGGEIALQLLFVLYGVLALSFLSGYYITIAAQILSVILPLVILFIDGNLGYWHDSRRVEFWNQMKLIGQNVGIFGASIILATDG